Sequence from the Castanea sativa cultivar Marrone di Chiusa Pesio chromosome 12, ASM4071231v1 genome:
GTGGAATTCAGAGGTGTTTGGTTTTAGTAATATCAAAATTGCTAGGTTGACtgagaaaattagaaaaatccAAATGAAAGAGACCAGAAACTGGAGATTGAAAGCTCAGTACAAAGATACTTTAAGCAAGCACTCATTTTGTAGTTACTCATTCAAAGTGTGCGCGTGTACATGTGATGTGAATATATCTTTTTGTAGTTACTCTTTCTCCTGGGTTAAGAGAGAGCTTAATCATTATCTTGCAAAGTGTACATGTGATATTAACAGTGTACTATGCTATAGGAACTCCTTCCTCCCAGCTGAAGTTTGTGATGCTTGGAGGAAAgactgtttgtttgtttcttctgTTTAATAGAAGTTggttttagcaacaaaaaataaaaaaataaaagtgggCCTCAAGAATCTTTGGCCGCCGGTGTGATGCAGCATCAGAGCAGTTCTTTAAACACCCCTACATCACTtaccaagaaacaaaaaaacaaaaagacaaaaaaacaaaaaaagagaaagaaaaaagataaatacaCCGAAAAGCAATTTTCTTTGTTCTGCAAGGAATTGGCCGAGCTGATTGTTTTCATCTTCATTGGAAGGAGTCGAAGGACCTTGGGTTCTCCGACAAGACAAGGTCGAGGTCCTTTGACGAGACAACCTGGTACCACAACTCCTAGAACCTCCTTCATTATCCCACTGTGTGGGACCAGAACTATGCCCTTCAGAATGAGCAGCAAAAGTTTCCCCATCAacttcaaaattcacatttgtTCCCTTTCTAGTTTCAAATAGATGCCCCCAATTCTGACCAACATTAGAAGGTGGTACTGCAATAGAGTAGATCTCAGGACCCTCGGTGTATGATCTCACAACACCTACTCTACAGTAAACCTTGAGACAATTATCTTTGAGGTAGTCAGATGTCTCTAGACCAGTTCTTTTGAAAAAACGGTTGTAACCCCTACAACATCCAACAAACAAAACTATAAGAGAGTTCAAAACTCCTTACAAGTACTCAAAGAGTTCATGAATTAGAAAAACACCATCTGTCTGGTTCCATCTAATTCTAATGCGATATGGAATAATAAGATTATTCTACTGATCTCATGTTAATCTCACGGATATGTTTGTTGTAACATTGTTTGTTGCTAAGCTCTCTAGAAATTTATGAGTCTAACAATAGATGCTTGTTGCCTCATATTTTATACATCCTTtgtacctatcaaaaaatatattttatacattatttggCTTTCTTATGTCATATAGCTAGGAGGCGGAAAAGAATTCATGTAGGAGACCCCTACTAGTCGAGAATGTTACTCATCCAGCAAGCTAACATTATATGGAATAAAGGCTTTATTGATTAAAGTAATACACACAAATTTTGAAGTGTTGCTAGGAAATTACGTCTTTACATAAACAAGAAGGGGTTCTCAAATAAACAATCCTAGCTCAGCTCTAAAATTCAAGCCCAGAAAACCATTACCTATCAAATTCAACAAGCATACCACCACCCACTTGTACATATCAACCTCTTTCAAAGCTTCCAGttccacaacaacaacaaaaaaagaagaagtgccACTTGCTATTACTTCAAAAATTCCTATTCTTGCCATTGGTTTCTGTCCACAATTCATGTAATTGTCTTATACtgaatcaaattattattaactaTAACAGTAAAAACGGTGACATTGTGCGTAATTGTGTTTTGTACAGGGCTAGCATCATATAAGCAATTACTCCCTGTGTCTTATACTAAAGAAACTTTGTAAATGGCATGcgtttaatttaaaaaaataaacatgataATTTTTCATGAGTCATTAAGTCATTCAAAATGAAGTAACAAATGCAAGCATGGCCGCTTGGGGGTACTATTTTCAAACAAACATCATCCAACAAAGAACCCTTTTAGAGAGAACTTATATACAACACCTTAGGTACAGTCATACAGTACATTAGTTTCCCCAATTGAATAGCATTGTCCACTAAAGCACAAAcaattctatcttttgattcttttccCATGACCATATAATTCAAAACAATcatatgtttgaatttaattaaggaaaaaaaaatgtaattaatactttgacagctttttcaatttatcTTTTCCAATGaccaaataatttcaaaataatcatgtgtttgaatttaattaaagaaaaagttagtgaaccatttaaaaaaagttttgaagagaaaagaaaagaaaaagtaattaatttttcacagctttttcaattttcccgTTAACATGACccatttcaaaaaattgttaTGTTTATTGGGTCATGTTTTTGGTAACACTGATTAAGATATGCCCTACAGGATTTAATTCATCAACAACAAAGAATGAACTTAGCAAAGAAACAACAATCATGATAATTAACATTAACACACTTagcaaaaatacataaataacccACTACACAAACATAACAAACACTATCATATCATAACaattagagaaatgatatgtccacaatattttcacaatatttttacaacaaatcctaagtggcaggatgttactggttgttattgttggggcaaaaaagtaatcttagtgttaggttcaaatttgaaccaataacaactaaccacctatgatttgttgtaaaaatattataaaaatattgtgaacgtagtACCTCTTTAACAATTATAATCAAGatcaccaaaaagaaaaaggacccAAATTTCAAAGAATAATCGATTACCACATGACACCGCGATTACTGAACTTGTAAGGCCCCCTATCGAACTGGGCACGACCCTCATGCCTCTCTTTCCCACTCTGATCCAAAAGCTTCAGTTCAAAAAGCGCTCTCACATCAGTGCCTTCGCTCGCCAAACCTATAAACAGCGAAACATACGTAGCATTGTACTGCGCTTTCTTGCCATCCGGGTAAAAATAGATTACCCAAGAGTGCCCGCCGGCGTTGAAAGTATTGGACGCCACAGGGTTTCCGATCCCCATACCTTTCGAGAGCGAGTAGCCTGAGATGTTGAATAGGTGGGACCCATTCACCGTCTCGGTCATCGACGTCGATGTCGTCATCGGAGTCGGAGTTGGAGCCGACCAAGACAAAGAAGATGAAGGAGAAGAACTCGCTGACATGGACTCCCAACAAGGATCTATCCGCTGAGAATTAGGAGAGACAATTCGTACCATTTATAGTAAGGATCTGGGTAGAGATAAAAATTTCGATGTTTGGTCGGCGAGAAAAATATAGAATTTGGTTAATTGTTAGAGAGAGAAACGGTTCAACGATGACTTTGACGGTGGGATTGACCGACTTTTTATTGAGCTCAAAACTTTTTACGAGAGAGGTGAAgttattgtaaataaaagtaataattaGTTTAAATAGGACATGagacttataaataatattaaaatatattataagaattataaataataataaaaataagttaaatagtaaaatatactaactttttaatttggagttAAATGCAgctaaaatgttttttattcattgtgcatttttttttagcataaaacataccttttattttattttatagacttactttaaatatattttttaattttttgatgtgttttatatatcagatttttttcttccaaatctgtaatatatatatagatgtatttttgcatttcattttctttgaagccatatatttttacaatctaaatcaatttttttttttgtgtaaactATTCTAATCAAATAATTACATGAGTTGCAATAAATTTCTTGCAAGTCTAGTAAGCAAATGATTTTATTCTCCTTAAACCAATGGGTAACAATTATATGTGTTAGggttaaaaaagaaatactgCTTATTGAGCGGCCCAGTCTAATTGGGTCTCAAACAAGCTCGGAAGTTTCATTTTCATATGAGGATTGGAAATCTTGGGCTCTAAGATTTGATTCCCAACTTTGACACGAAGACATCATTTCTCCTCATACTTGGCTGTAGTTGTGGCCCAAAGTGAGTGGAGTTGGTTTCTGTGGTACTGTGTTTTGTGGGTGAATACTTTCCATTCCATGAGGTGCATTGGTTGGAATTGCTAAGGCATTTGTAAAGTCTCAATATTTCGCTCCGTTAAAATAATCACACCCGCCTTTGTAAATCtttacaaaatacaaaagataacaaattttacacattttactcCAAAAATTTTCCACATCAATCAAGCCAAAGCTGTCTAAATATCCAACGTTGCTACagtaatcatatatatttacatggttactgtttatttgcattttatattttattttttttctctctccacagttttgatctctctctctctctctctctctcttcagacctgaactcttttatttatatctTGGTGTGTGTTATAGTTGGTGGGCCATAGGTACGtgtgaaataattaaaaaaatgtaagaaaaatattatttaaataaagagTGTGTAGAATAGACAAACTGATGTAAGTGCTTTGTAAAAGTAAgtgtataaaatagaaaaaatatgttttttttttgccaaaatatacaaaaaatttatatctacTGATGCAGATGCTCTTAGGACACACGTTAAGAGAAAAACCTCGAAGTATTGTTTTTAAGTGAGACTAAGGCTGGTGAAGAAACGATGGAAGGGGTCATGAAAGCCATAGGTTTTGCAGAAAAGATTGTTCTAGGCAGTGCTGGTAGATCAGGGGGAATTTGAATGATGTGGAAAAATGACTTCAAAGTAGATGTAGctgattttaataaaaatgttgtggctGTCAAGATTAATGATGGTGCATGTCAACGGGCATTGATTGGGTTTTATGGTCTTCCTTACTCTGCTAAAAGAAGAAAGGCTTGGGAGAACTTGGGAGCTATGTTATTAGTTATAGAGGAGCCTTGGGTTTGCCTAGGGGATTTCAATCTAGTAATAGATGATCAAGAAAAAGATAGAGGTAGGAGAGCTAGAGCTTCAGCgccaaatttattttctcaaggAACTGATGTTTGACCTGGGGGCCAACTGTAGTCTTTCACATGGACTGATAAGATATGGGGTAAAAGTTGCATTAGACAAAGGTTATAGACAGAGGAATTGGTGGCATAAGTTGAATAGGCATTTTCCCAAAAGCTACTATTTACCACCTTGGTGCTGTTAACTCAGATCATCGTCCTT
This genomic interval carries:
- the LOC142619849 gene encoding BTB/POZ and MATH domain-containing protein 2-like isoform X2 — encoded protein: MVRIVSPNSQRIDPCWESMSASSSPSSSLSWSAPTPTPMTTSTSMTETVNGSHLFNISGYSLSKGMGIGNPVASNTFNAGGHSWVIYFYPDGKKAQYNATYVSLFIGLASEGTDVRALFELKLLDQSGKERHEGRAQFDRGPYKGYNRFFKRTGLETSDYLKDNCLKVYCRVGVVRSYTEGPEIYSIAVPPSNVGQNWGHLFETRKGTNVNFEVDGETFAAHSEGHSSGPTQWDNEGGSRSCGTRLSRQRTSTLSCRRTQGPSTPSNEDENNQLGQFLAEQRKLLFGVFIFFLSLFLFFCLFVFLFLGK
- the LOC142619849 gene encoding BTB/POZ and MATH domain-containing protein 2-like isoform X1, with the translated sequence MVRIVSPNSQRIDPCWESMSASSSPSSSLSWSAPTPTPMTTSTSMTETVNGSHLFNISGYSLSKGMGIGNPVASNTFNAGGHSWVIYFYPDGKKAQYNATYVSLFIGLASEGTDVRALFELKLLDQSGKERHEGRAQFDRGPYKFSNRGVMWGYNRFFKRTGLETSDYLKDNCLKVYCRVGVVRSYTEGPEIYSIAVPPSNVGQNWGHLFETRKGTNVNFEVDGETFAAHSEGHSSGPTQWDNEGGSRSCGTRLSRQRTSTLSCRRTQGPSTPSNEDENNQLGQFLAEQRKLLFGVFIFFLSLFLFFCLFVFLFLGK